A genomic region of Glycine max cultivar Williams 82 chromosome 15, Glycine_max_v4.0, whole genome shotgun sequence contains the following coding sequences:
- the LOC100780342 gene encoding DNA-directed RNA polymerases II, IV and V subunit 8B has translation MSELLFNDIFKVEKVDPDGKKYDKVSRIVARSEKCDMYMLLDINTEIYPMGEKERFLMALSPSLVLNTKDGSVSIQDKFEYIMHGRLYNITKPQLEEKECSKPQLEVEVYASFGGLQLMLKGHASHCVKFAVDQKLFLLIRKVES, from the exons ATGAGTGAACTTCTTTTTAATGACATTTTCAAGGTCGAGAAGGTAGACCCTGATGGTAAAAAGTATGACAAGG TTTCTCGGATTGTGGCACGGAGTGAGAAGTGTGACATGTACATGCTTCTAGATATAAATACCGAGATTTATCCGATGGGGGAAAAAGAAAGATTCTTGATGGCTTTGTCTCCTTCACTTGTTCTGAATACTAAG GATGGCTCGGTGTCAATTCAAGACAAGTTTGAATACATCATGCATGGGAGGTTATATAACATTACGAAACCCCAGCTTGAAGAGAAGGAATGCTCGAAACCTCAGCTTGAAGT GGAGGTATATGCATCGTTTGGTGGGCTTCAGTTGATGCTGAAAGGGCATGCTTCCCATTGTGTTAAGTTTGCAGTCGATCAGAAGTTGTTTTTACTAATCAGGAAGGTTGAAAGTTGA
- the LOC100779988 gene encoding lateral signaling target protein 2 homolog isoform X2, whose protein sequence is MENHQNHKVESEPDIEKNHHHRHQQQQQQQHRNEVWGTWEELLLACAVNRHGFKDWDAVAMEVQSRTTRLLATAHHCEQKFDDLSRRFADQCNDDVPPSRQNGGAAAISDHVPWLDELRKLRVAELRREVQRSDVSILSLQLEVKRLEEEKTKEKDGKDDKKPDLAVSGELRPENDKTGGEVDEAGPANSEPEERTANNTDKTLPTMGDESDRENQSVNESNSTGSRFEKTGDGDAKAGTGPAPVQTGSIEPDPVLRKGKPVGEESNNGSYDALAKVPTCESVPPSEERKVEEDDNSSELHDSVAHSGEGGTRESSEVQSSASLTRKRKTRRRKEVSGGGGASSPAENDELATVKSEPLVGVLELIKGHEHSSLFERRLESQDTDRYKDLVKQPMDLETIQLRLQKGHYSSCTSAFFRDLLLLFTNATVFFSHDTLESQVGRQLHRLATTEMKNHGQAQSDPIPRKNDSLPPNASLAKPDSLISKNKASGPILVCRKRSSMLAKPSSATFGQKGDQPTFNDKKERPSSDAKPPMKPSSSDTDEEELPKAKEKPVTGARSLRRSYKNLNNNNNKKPSSNSTPKTGSSGNKPSETVKPEKSKAEGGPDKKRNAAADFLKRIKRNTSAEASKGGSGGSGGGGSGGGGGSSSSSKGGGGGNGVKEQKKMVNNGKGDKGKERASRHNNVGGGSGSGDKRNSKNVENNSQSKRSVGRPPKKAAETNAGSAKRGRESSASAGKDKRPKKRSKK, encoded by the exons ATGGAAAACCACCAAAATCACAAGGTAGAATCAGAACCGGACATAGAGAAGAACCACCATCACCGCCAccaacagcagcagcagcaacaacaccGTAACGAAGTGTGGGGCACGTGGGAGGAGCTGTTGCTAGCGTGCGCCGTGAACCGCCATGGCTTCAAGGACTGGGACGCCGTCGCCATGGAGGTCCAGTCGCGCACCACGCGCCTCCTCGCCACCGCGCACCACTGCGAGCAGAAATTTGACGATCTCAGCCGCCGATTCGCCGACCAATGCAACGACGACGTTCCGCCGTCGCGCCAGAACGGCGGCGCCGCTGCTATCTCCGATCACGTCCCCTGGCTCGACGAATTGCGAAAACTCCGCGTCGCCGAGCTCCGCCGCGAGGTCCAACGCAGCGACGTTTCCATCCT GTCGTTGCAGTTGGAGGTGAAGAGGTTAGAGGAGGAGAAAACGAAGGAGAAAGACGGAAAGGACGACAAGAAACCAGATCTGGCGGTTTCCGGCGAGTTGCGGCCGGAAAACGACAAAACCGGCGGGGAAGTTGACGAGGCTGGACCGGCGAATTCTGAACCGGAGGAGAGAACCGCGAACAACACAGACAAGACGTTGCCAACCATGGGCGACGAATCGGACCGGGAGAACCAATCGGTTAACGAATCCAACTCGACCGGTTCGCGGTTCGAGAAAACCGGAGACGGCGACGCGAAGGCAGGAACCGGACCGGCTCCGGTTCAAACCGGTTCGATTGAACCGGATCCGGTCTTGCGGAAGGGAAAGCCGGTTGGAGAGGAATCGAATAACGGAAGCTACGATGCGTTGGCGAAGGTGCCAACGTGCGAGTCGGTGCCTCcgagtgaagagagaaaagtggaGGAGGATGATAACTCGTCCGAGTTACATGACTCGGTGGCTCACTCGGGCGAGGGAGGGACGAGGGAGAGCAGCGAGGTGCAGAGCTCCGCGAGCTtgacgaggaagaggaagacacGGCGGAGGAAGGAGGTTTCCGGCGGCGGTGGCGCCTCATCTCCGGCGGAGAACGACGAGTTGGCAACGGTGAAATCAGAACCGTTGGTTGGGGTTTTGGAGTTGATCAAGGGGCACGAGCACAGCTCGTTGTTCGAGCGCCGTCTTGAAAGCCAG GATACCGATAGATACAAAGACCTAGTGAAACAGCCCATGGACTTAGAAACCATACAATTGAGACTCCAAAAGGGTCACTATTCCTCATGCACCAGTGCATTCTTCCGcgacctcctcctcctcttcaccAACGCCACCGTGTTCTTCTCCCATGACACCCTGGAATCACAGGTAGGGCGGCAGCTGCACCGCCTTGCCACCACGGAGATGAAGAACCACGGCCAAGCACAATCCGATCCTATCCCCCGGAAGAACGATTCACTCCCACCAAATGCATCATTAGCTAAACCAGATTCTCTCATTTCCAAGAACAAAGCCTCTGGTCCTATATTGGTATGCCGCAAACGCAGTTCAATGTTAGCCAAACCTTCCTCGGCCACCTTTGGCCAAAAGGGTGACCAACCCACCTTCAATGACAAGAAGGAAAGGCCATCATCTGATGCAAAGCCACCCATGAAACCCTCTTCTTCTGATACAGACGAAGAGGAGCTTCCCAAGGCTAAGGAAAAGCCTGTCACTGGAGCAAGAAGCTTGAGGAGGAGCTACAAGAacctcaataataataataacaagaaaCCATCCTCTAACTCCACTCCTAAGACAGGGTCCTCGGGGAACAAGCCGTCGGAGACCGTCAAACCGGAGAAGAGCAAAGCAGAGGGAGGGCCAGACAAGAAGAGGAATGCAGCTGCAGATTTCTTGAAAAGGATTAAGCGCAACACTTCGGCGGAAGCATCAAAGGGTGGTAGCGGTggcagtggtggtggtggaagcgGCGGCGGTGGAGGAAGTAGTAGCAGCAGCAAGGGTGGTGGAGGTGGTAATGGTGTCAAAGAGCAGAAGAAAATGGTGAACAATGGAAAAGGGGATAAAGGGAAAGAAAGGGCATCAAGGCATAATAACGTTGGAGGAGGTTCAGGGTCTGGAGATAAAAGGAATAGTAAGAATGTTGAGAACAACTCACAGTCAAAGAGAAGTGTTGGTAGACCTCCAAAGAAAGCAGCAGAGACAAATGCAGGTTCTGCAAAGCGTGGGAGAGAAAGTAGTGCTAGTGCTGGCAAGGATAAGCGACCCAAAAAACGTTCCAAGAAATGA
- the LOC100780512 gene encoding protein EMSY-LIKE 3, producing the protein MAVWAGALLKTRSHHLVSNSTNLRLYSTEPPIVRFYLRIPLRLRLCVPRTLSISPESWFLRFFFLSPESGCFQFWCKLAMDHEPYDSSGTDDDFPPTHQNRIPRGAHLAGNGSAVGSIPYARMYGEIDMETQIHQLEKEAYSSVLRAFKAQADVITWEKESLTTELRKELRLSNEELRELLGHVNADDVIQNIREWRQAGGNQLGVLSFGQAIHDSIPSPPISASRKKQKITPSALSQSFGGPSPFHPQSVDAPVQSSLVEKRGPVSGSKGKKHKPGHALPGVSSIKQYPSSGLGGRNQVPNRVTSGTVMGELAEGASLDSLVGRRVRTRWPDDNNFYEAVISDYNRSEGLHALFYDLGTANESWEWVNLSEMSPADIQWVGEDPGVNRRQGFGGSGNGMRRSVGRGSVPGVGKGRGTAKGQSRKDFLPSQNGIGMKTPDDIQILHTDTLVKEVERVFNAKHPDALEIEQVKKVLKDHEQALIDAIARLADLSDGESDEGGFHFSHATAMAH; encoded by the exons ATGGCCGTTTGGGCGGGAGCTCTCTTAAAAACAAGGAGTCACCACTTAGTGTCCAATTCGACAAATTTGAGGCTCTACTCGACAGAACCACCCATAGTTCGATTCTACCTTCGAATTCCTCTTCGGCTTCGACTCTGCGTTCCTCGTACACTGTCCATTTCGCCGGAATCTTGGTTtttgcgttttttttttctctctcctgaATCTGGGTGCTTTCAATTTTGGTGCAAACTGGCTATGGACCACGAACCCTACGATAGTAGCG GAACTGATGATGATTTTCCACCAACACATCAAAATAGAATCCCCAGAGGAGCACATCTTGCAGGAAATGGAAGTGCAGTAGGTTCAATTCCATATGCAAGGATGTATGGAGAAATTGATATGGAAACTCAAATTCACCAACTTGAGAAGGAAGCATACAGTTCAGTTCTACGAGCCTTTAAGGCTCAAGCTGATGTCATTACTTGG GAGAAGGAAAGTTTGACTACAGAACTTAGAAAAGAGCTAAGATTatcaaatgaggaactcagagaACTTCTAGGTCATGTTAATGCAGATGATGTCATACAAAATATAAG GGAGTGGAGACAGGCAGGAGGCAATCAGCTTGGTGTGCTGAGTTTTGGGCAAGCTATTCATGATTCAATTCCAAGTCCCCCTATCTCTGCATCCCGTAAGAAGCAGAAGATAACTCCATCTGCACTATCACAATCTTTTGGTGGgccttctccatttcatcccCAATCCGTGGATGCACCTGTTCAGTCATCTTTGGTTGAAAAACGAGGACCTGTTTCTGGATCTAAGGGCAAGAAGCACAAACCT GGCCATGCATTACCTGGTGTATCTTCAATAAAGCAATATCCTTCATCTGGACTAGGTGGAAGGAATCAAGTACCTAATAGAGTTACCTCTGGCACTGTCATGGGTGAGCTTGCTGAGGGAGCATCGTTGGATTCATTAGTTGGTAGAAGAGTGCGAACAAGATGGCCTGATGACAACAACTTTTATGAAGCTGTTATCTCCGACTACAATCGATCCGAA GGTCTACATGCTTTGTTCTATGACTTGGGGACTGCAAATGAATCATGGGAGTGGGTTAATCTGTCAGAG ATGTCTCCTGCAGATATTCAGTGGGTTGGTGAGGATCCCGGAGTCAATCGTCGACAGGGTTTTGGTGGATCTGGTAATGGGATGAGAAGATCTGTAGGACGTGGAAGTGTTCCAGGAGTTGGAAAAGGTAGGGGAACTGCAAAGGGGCAATCCAGAAAAGATTTCTTACCATCACAGAATGGAATAGGAATGAAGACTCCAGATGATATACAAATACTTCACACAGACACGTTAGTAAAGGAG GTGGAGAGGGTATTCAATGCAAAACATCCCGATGCACTTGAAATCGAGCAAGTCAAGAAAGTATTGAAG GATCATGAGCAAGCTCTTATTGATGCAATTGCAAGGCTTGCAGATCTTTCTGACGGCGAAAGTG ATGAGGGTGGTTTCCATTTCTCACATGCTACAGCAATGGCTCACTAA
- the LOC100779988 gene encoding uncharacterized protein isoform X1, with protein sequence MENHQNHKVESEPDIEKNHHHRHQQQQQQQHRNEVWGTWEELLLACAVNRHGFKDWDAVAMEVQSRTTRLLATAHHCEQKFDDLSRRFADQCNDDVPPSRQNGGAAAISDHVPWLDELRKLRVAELRREVQRSDVSILSLQLEVKRLEEEKTKEKDGKDDKKPDLAVSGELRPENDKTGGEVDEAGPANSEPEERTANNTDKTLPTMGDESDRENQSVNESNSTGSRFEKTGDGDAKAGTGPAPVQTGSIEPDPVLRKGKPVGEESNNGSYDALAKVPTCESVPPSEERKVEEDDNSSELHDSVAHSGEGGTRESSEVQSSASLTRKRKTRRRKEVSGGGGASSPAENDELATVKSEPLVGVLELIKGHEHSSLFERRLESQQDTDRYKDLVKQPMDLETIQLRLQKGHYSSCTSAFFRDLLLLFTNATVFFSHDTLESQVGRQLHRLATTEMKNHGQAQSDPIPRKNDSLPPNASLAKPDSLISKNKASGPILVCRKRSSMLAKPSSATFGQKGDQPTFNDKKERPSSDAKPPMKPSSSDTDEEELPKAKEKPVTGARSLRRSYKNLNNNNNKKPSSNSTPKTGSSGNKPSETVKPEKSKAEGGPDKKRNAAADFLKRIKRNTSAEASKGGSGGSGGGGSGGGGGSSSSSKGGGGGNGVKEQKKMVNNGKGDKGKERASRHNNVGGGSGSGDKRNSKNVENNSQSKRSVGRPPKKAAETNAGSAKRGRESSASAGKDKRPKKRSKK encoded by the exons ATGGAAAACCACCAAAATCACAAGGTAGAATCAGAACCGGACATAGAGAAGAACCACCATCACCGCCAccaacagcagcagcagcaacaacaccGTAACGAAGTGTGGGGCACGTGGGAGGAGCTGTTGCTAGCGTGCGCCGTGAACCGCCATGGCTTCAAGGACTGGGACGCCGTCGCCATGGAGGTCCAGTCGCGCACCACGCGCCTCCTCGCCACCGCGCACCACTGCGAGCAGAAATTTGACGATCTCAGCCGCCGATTCGCCGACCAATGCAACGACGACGTTCCGCCGTCGCGCCAGAACGGCGGCGCCGCTGCTATCTCCGATCACGTCCCCTGGCTCGACGAATTGCGAAAACTCCGCGTCGCCGAGCTCCGCCGCGAGGTCCAACGCAGCGACGTTTCCATCCT GTCGTTGCAGTTGGAGGTGAAGAGGTTAGAGGAGGAGAAAACGAAGGAGAAAGACGGAAAGGACGACAAGAAACCAGATCTGGCGGTTTCCGGCGAGTTGCGGCCGGAAAACGACAAAACCGGCGGGGAAGTTGACGAGGCTGGACCGGCGAATTCTGAACCGGAGGAGAGAACCGCGAACAACACAGACAAGACGTTGCCAACCATGGGCGACGAATCGGACCGGGAGAACCAATCGGTTAACGAATCCAACTCGACCGGTTCGCGGTTCGAGAAAACCGGAGACGGCGACGCGAAGGCAGGAACCGGACCGGCTCCGGTTCAAACCGGTTCGATTGAACCGGATCCGGTCTTGCGGAAGGGAAAGCCGGTTGGAGAGGAATCGAATAACGGAAGCTACGATGCGTTGGCGAAGGTGCCAACGTGCGAGTCGGTGCCTCcgagtgaagagagaaaagtggaGGAGGATGATAACTCGTCCGAGTTACATGACTCGGTGGCTCACTCGGGCGAGGGAGGGACGAGGGAGAGCAGCGAGGTGCAGAGCTCCGCGAGCTtgacgaggaagaggaagacacGGCGGAGGAAGGAGGTTTCCGGCGGCGGTGGCGCCTCATCTCCGGCGGAGAACGACGAGTTGGCAACGGTGAAATCAGAACCGTTGGTTGGGGTTTTGGAGTTGATCAAGGGGCACGAGCACAGCTCGTTGTTCGAGCGCCGTCTTGAAAGCCAG CAGGATACCGATAGATACAAAGACCTAGTGAAACAGCCCATGGACTTAGAAACCATACAATTGAGACTCCAAAAGGGTCACTATTCCTCATGCACCAGTGCATTCTTCCGcgacctcctcctcctcttcaccAACGCCACCGTGTTCTTCTCCCATGACACCCTGGAATCACAGGTAGGGCGGCAGCTGCACCGCCTTGCCACCACGGAGATGAAGAACCACGGCCAAGCACAATCCGATCCTATCCCCCGGAAGAACGATTCACTCCCACCAAATGCATCATTAGCTAAACCAGATTCTCTCATTTCCAAGAACAAAGCCTCTGGTCCTATATTGGTATGCCGCAAACGCAGTTCAATGTTAGCCAAACCTTCCTCGGCCACCTTTGGCCAAAAGGGTGACCAACCCACCTTCAATGACAAGAAGGAAAGGCCATCATCTGATGCAAAGCCACCCATGAAACCCTCTTCTTCTGATACAGACGAAGAGGAGCTTCCCAAGGCTAAGGAAAAGCCTGTCACTGGAGCAAGAAGCTTGAGGAGGAGCTACAAGAacctcaataataataataacaagaaaCCATCCTCTAACTCCACTCCTAAGACAGGGTCCTCGGGGAACAAGCCGTCGGAGACCGTCAAACCGGAGAAGAGCAAAGCAGAGGGAGGGCCAGACAAGAAGAGGAATGCAGCTGCAGATTTCTTGAAAAGGATTAAGCGCAACACTTCGGCGGAAGCATCAAAGGGTGGTAGCGGTggcagtggtggtggtggaagcgGCGGCGGTGGAGGAAGTAGTAGCAGCAGCAAGGGTGGTGGAGGTGGTAATGGTGTCAAAGAGCAGAAGAAAATGGTGAACAATGGAAAAGGGGATAAAGGGAAAGAAAGGGCATCAAGGCATAATAACGTTGGAGGAGGTTCAGGGTCTGGAGATAAAAGGAATAGTAAGAATGTTGAGAACAACTCACAGTCAAAGAGAAGTGTTGGTAGACCTCCAAAGAAAGCAGCAGAGACAAATGCAGGTTCTGCAAAGCGTGGGAGAGAAAGTAGTGCTAGTGCTGGCAAGGATAAGCGACCCAAAAAACGTTCCAAGAAATGA